The nucleotide window ATTATAGTAAGCGCATTAACGCAGTATTGCTGAGAAATATCATCATCGTTTTTAATTTTATGATCACCGCTATGTTCTTTGTAAACACCTACCTGCTTACCACATCTTAACTTAAACCCGTTAAAACTTAACATTGGAAGTTCAAAACTTAACATTGAAATTGATGATAGTCTGTTAATTTTATATTATTAAATTGTTATCAATAGTTATGGCGAAAAAATCGAAAGACCAGGCAGAGTCACCAAAAAAATTAATACAGGATAAAATTGCTAAGCATTTATTACAGGAGTTTCAGCAGCTGGAAACCTTAACAGGCAAAAAAGAGTTTGCGAAAAGATTAAAGAAAGCTGCAAAGATCATTACCCAGGGTTTGGAATTTAAAGAAGCGACTAAAGAAGACCTGGCAGCAGCAACAAAACCTGAAGCGGATGCAGCTAAAAAGCCGGCACCGGCAAAACCTGCCGCGAAGAAAACAGCAGCACCTAAGAAACCAGCGGCAAAAAAAGTAGCTAAGAAACCGGCATCACCAAAAGCAGCAATGAAAAAGCCTGCTCGTCCGGCAGGCGGGGCATCGCCTAAAAAAACTAAGGCAAATGCAGCAGCTTAGTTCGTTTTCCTATCTTCCTTCTAAGCTTTAACAGCATATCTTCAGTTAGCCACAGATACACGAATATATTTGCAATAAAAAAGATGGCGAAAGTTCCGATAGTTACAGTACTGTCTGTCGGTAAGCTTATTGCTGGTTAATTGCAAAGTAGCATATTTCCTGTCAGGGCTTATTCGTGTATTTGTGGCTTATCATTTTATAGGCTCAATAAGTACTATATAGCTCATTGTAAATAAATCGGCACTGATAACGCAACCAGCATTCTAAGTTATCCAAGAATACACCAATGTATTTTTTTATAAAGACCTGCGGGCAGTCACAAACGACTCGTCCGAGCATGTATAGTATTTATCCGTGTATCTGGGGCAATTAACTTTTAAGTACCGCTGACTTGATTTCTTCTGCATTCAAAATCTTACTGTAAACTTTCCCCGCTGGTTGGTGCGATCAGTAGCCTGCTGTAATGAGCCCTGCGGCAATAGTTGTAGAAAAAATACCACATACGGCCTTTTTTATAGGAAAGATTCCCGGCGTTCTACATGATTTTTTGTAATCGTGATATTTCTGATAGGATGGATTTCAAAAATGGTCTTAATTGTACAAAACAGGCGGCTCTTGCCTGGTAAATACAAACAGCTTCATTTTAGTGACAGCAATAGTTCGAAAGAGA belongs to Niabella yanshanensis and includes:
- a CDS encoding histone encodes the protein MAKKSKDQAESPKKLIQDKIAKHLLQEFQQLETLTGKKEFAKRLKKAAKIITQGLEFKEATKEDLAAATKPEADAAKKPAPAKPAAKKTAAPKKPAAKKVAKKPASPKAAMKKPARPAGGASPKKTKANAAA